The following proteins are co-located in the Vibrio azureus genome:
- the fliN gene encoding flagellar motor switch protein FliN — protein MASSDDQKLADEWAAALGEDPSAPSIDVDEVLAAPLEELKDTSSSNPITDDERRKLDTIMDIPVTISMEVGRSQISIRNLLQLNQGSVVELDRLAGESLDVLVNGTLIAHGEVVVVNDKFGIRLTDVISQTERIKKLR, from the coding sequence ATGGCATCCAGTGATGATCAAAAGTTAGCAGATGAATGGGCAGCTGCGCTTGGTGAAGACCCATCCGCACCTTCAATTGATGTAGATGAAGTATTAGCAGCACCATTAGAGGAACTGAAAGATACCTCCAGTTCAAATCCAATTACCGATGATGAACGTCGAAAACTTGACACCATCATGGATATTCCTGTCACCATCTCAATGGAAGTAGGGCGTTCACAGATCAGTATTCGAAACTTGCTGCAACTTAACCAAGGTTCTGTGGTTGAACTTGACCGTTTAGCGGGTGAGTCGCTGGATGTTTTAGTCAATGGGACACTGATTGCTCATGGGGAAGTGGTTGTTGTGAATGATAAATTTGGTATCCGTTTAACGGACGTGATCAGCCAAACAGAACGAATTAAAAAGTTACGTTAG
- the flhA gene encoding flagellar biosynthesis protein FlhA produces MKLNLPFADKIPRISPRSMPAIGAPVMVLATLAMVILPIPAFLLDLFFTFNIALAMVVLLVTVYTRRPLDFAAFPTVLLIATLLRLALNVASTRVVLLYGHEGDAAAGHVIEAFGSVVIGGNYAVGLVVFLILMIINFMVVTKGAGRISEVSARFTLDALPGKQMAIDADLNAGLIDQDQARLRRFEVTKEADFYGSMDGASKFVKGDAIAGILILFINIIGGLSIGIIQYDLSFAEAMQIYTLLTIGDGLVAQIPSLLLSIAAAMMVTRQNTDEDMGEQLVFQMFDNPKALMITAVILGVMGIVPGMPHFAFLSLAVIAGAGAYWLDKKQKQKAKEPALPVKGEESGEAASQRELSWDDVQPVDTIGLEVGYRLIPLVDRDQGGELLERVKGVRKKLSQDFGFLIPAVHIRDNLELTPNSYRITLMGVAVGEAEIRPDQELAINPGQVYGMIEGEPTIDPAFGLEAVWIREEQREHAQALGYTVVDSSTVLATHLSQLLTNNASQLIGHEEVQNLLEMLGRSAPKLVENFVPDQLQLGVVVKVLQNLLNEAIPIRDIRTIVQTLSEYSSKSQEPDILTAAVRISLKRLIVQEINGVEPELPVITLIPELEQVLHQTMQASGGESAGIEPGLAERLQSSLSQATQEQELKGEPAVLLTSGVLRSTLAKFVKNTIPNLRVLSYQEIPDEKQIRIVQAVGN; encoded by the coding sequence ATGAAGTTAAACCTGCCGTTTGCAGATAAAATACCGCGAATTTCACCGCGCTCTATGCCAGCTATAGGAGCGCCAGTTATGGTATTGGCCACCTTAGCAATGGTCATATTACCCATACCTGCTTTTCTGCTCGATTTGTTCTTTACCTTTAACATTGCACTCGCCATGGTGGTGTTGCTTGTTACGGTTTATACACGTCGTCCCCTTGATTTTGCGGCTTTCCCGACTGTTTTGTTAATCGCGACATTGTTACGTCTAGCGCTAAACGTTGCCTCAACTCGAGTCGTGTTACTTTATGGCCATGAAGGCGATGCAGCGGCTGGTCATGTTATCGAAGCATTTGGTAGCGTGGTCATTGGTGGTAACTATGCGGTTGGTCTGGTGGTGTTCCTCATTTTGATGATCATTAACTTTATGGTTGTCACCAAAGGTGCTGGACGTATTTCAGAAGTCAGCGCACGTTTTACTCTAGATGCTTTACCTGGTAAACAAATGGCGATCGATGCCGATCTGAATGCTGGTTTGATTGATCAAGACCAAGCTCGTTTACGCCGCTTTGAAGTTACCAAAGAGGCTGATTTCTATGGTTCAATGGACGGTGCGTCTAAGTTCGTCAAAGGTGACGCCATCGCGGGTATTTTGATTCTATTCATCAATATTATCGGCGGCCTTTCGATTGGCATTATTCAATACGATCTCAGCTTTGCTGAAGCGATGCAGATTTACACTTTGCTTACGATCGGTGACGGTCTCGTTGCACAAATTCCTTCACTGTTGCTTTCTATCGCCGCAGCAATGATGGTGACGCGTCAAAATACAGATGAAGATATGGGCGAACAGCTGGTCTTTCAGATGTTCGACAACCCCAAAGCTTTGATGATTACTGCAGTGATCCTCGGTGTTATGGGAATCGTTCCAGGAATGCCGCATTTTGCCTTTTTGTCTCTCGCGGTGATTGCCGGAGCAGGTGCCTATTGGCTGGATAAAAAGCAAAAGCAGAAAGCCAAAGAGCCTGCGTTACCAGTGAAAGGTGAAGAAAGCGGCGAGGCGGCGTCTCAGCGTGAATTGTCTTGGGACGATGTGCAGCCGGTTGATACCATCGGTCTTGAAGTCGGCTATCGTCTCATTCCTTTGGTCGATAGAGACCAAGGCGGTGAACTTTTAGAGCGAGTGAAAGGGGTACGTAAAAAACTTTCCCAAGATTTTGGCTTCTTGATCCCAGCGGTTCATATTCGCGATAATTTAGAGCTGACACCGAACAGTTACCGCATCACATTAATGGGGGTTGCGGTTGGTGAAGCGGAAATTCGCCCTGATCAAGAACTTGCCATTAACCCAGGCCAAGTTTATGGCATGATTGAAGGTGAACCAACTATTGATCCTGCTTTTGGGTTAGAAGCCGTTTGGATTCGTGAAGAGCAACGAGAACATGCTCAGGCTCTTGGCTACACAGTGGTCGACTCTTCAACGGTATTAGCTACGCACTTAAGTCAGTTGCTGACGAATAATGCTTCTCAGTTGATAGGACATGAAGAGGTACAAAACTTACTAGAAATGCTTGGTCGTAGTGCTCCTAAACTAGTAGAAAACTTCGTTCCAGATCAATTGCAATTGGGTGTGGTAGTAAAAGTGTTGCAGAACCTTCTTAATGAAGCGATTCCTATCCGTGATATTCGTACTATTGTCCAAACATTGTCGGAGTATTCAAGTAAGAGTCAAGAACCTGACATTTTGACAGCCGCGGTTAGAATCAGTTTGAAGCGCCTTATTGTTCAGGAAATCAATGGGGTAGAGCCAGAGTTACCAGTGATTACCCTTATTCCAGAGTTGGAACAAGTTTTGCATCAGACAATGCAAGCTTCGGGAGGAGAATCTGCAGGCATCGAACCTGGACTCGCAGAGCGTCTGCAGTCATCTTTAAGTCAGGCCACGCAAGAACAGGAATTGAAAGGGGAGCCAGCGGTGTTGCTTACATCTGGGGTGCTTCGTTCCACATTGGCAAAATTTGTTAAGAACACAATCCCTAATCTTAGGGTGTTGTCTTACCAAGAAATTCCCGATGAAAAACAAATCAGAATTGTACAGGCCGTGGGTAATTAA
- the fliP gene encoding flagellar type III secretion system pore protein FliP (The bacterial flagellar biogenesis protein FliP forms a type III secretion system (T3SS)-type pore required for flagellar assembly.) — translation MTKDNLSRVALSVWILLAGMLFSAWSLAQPDVGALPTDLASGSNVTLQTMQSDTGSSRAMSVNNGIPAFTMTTNPDGSEDYSVTLQILALMTMLGFLPAMVILMTSFTRIVVVMSILRQAMGLQQTPSNQVIIGIALFLTFFVMSPVLNEINDKAVQPYLNEQVTAREAFDAAQVPMKAFMLKQTRVKDLETFVSMSGEEVAAPEEVSMAVLIPAFITSELKTAFQIGFMLFLPFLIIDLVVASVLMAMGMMMLSPMIVSLPFKLMLFVLVDGWNLILSTLAGSFAL, via the coding sequence ATGACAAAGGATAATTTAAGTCGCGTCGCTCTTAGTGTTTGGATTCTGCTGGCTGGGATGTTGTTCTCAGCTTGGTCGCTTGCCCAGCCGGATGTTGGAGCTTTACCGACTGATTTAGCGTCGGGTAGTAACGTGACGCTACAAACCATGCAAAGTGATACTGGGTCGAGTCGAGCGATGTCAGTCAATAATGGCATTCCTGCTTTTACGATGACAACCAATCCAGATGGGAGTGAAGACTACTCAGTCACACTGCAGATCTTAGCTTTGATGACCATGCTGGGCTTCTTGCCCGCAATGGTTATTTTGATGACCTCATTCACTCGAATTGTCGTCGTAATGTCCATACTAAGACAAGCGATGGGCTTGCAACAAACGCCTTCCAACCAAGTTATTATTGGTATAGCGCTGTTTTTGACTTTTTTCGTTATGTCACCGGTCTTAAATGAAATCAATGATAAGGCCGTTCAACCTTATTTAAATGAGCAAGTGACAGCACGTGAAGCGTTTGACGCGGCTCAAGTGCCCATGAAAGCCTTCATGCTTAAGCAGACTAGGGTTAAAGATCTCGAGACGTTTGTTAGCATGTCTGGTGAAGAAGTGGCGGCACCGGAAGAGGTGTCGATGGCTGTTTTGATTCCCGCGTTTATTACATCTGAATTAAAAACCGCTTTCCAAATCGGTTTTATGCTCTTTTTGCCGTTTTTGATCATTGACCTTGTTGTGGCATCGGTTTTGATGGCAATGGGTATGATGATGCTTTCTCCCATGATTGTGTCATTACCGTTCAAGCTGATGTTATTTGTCCTCGTTGACGGGTGGAATTTGATTCTCTCCACATTGGCTGGCAGTTTTGCTCTTTAG
- the fliR gene encoding flagellar biosynthetic protein FliR, producing MEYPTHIILDWLANYFWPYTRISAMLMVMTVTGARFVSPRIRLYLGLAITFAVTPSIPAVPDTIELLSFRGFMTVVEQLIIGIAMGMVTQFVIQTFVLLGQILGMQSSLGFASMVDPANGQSTPLLGQLFMFLATMFFLATDSHLKMLQLVVFSFKTIPIGTGSLSAIDFREMANWFGLMFQTALTMSLSGIIALLTINLSFGVMTRAAPQLNIFSLGFAFALMVGLLLCWYILTGLYSHYQLLWSEGEAQICRLIRLDC from the coding sequence ATGGAGTATCCTACCCATATTATTTTGGACTGGTTGGCTAATTATTTTTGGCCCTATACTCGCATCTCCGCCATGCTGATGGTGATGACGGTGACCGGGGCTCGCTTTGTTTCACCCCGTATTCGACTCTACCTTGGTTTAGCCATTACTTTTGCCGTTACACCTTCAATACCTGCTGTCCCTGACACGATCGAGCTGCTCTCTTTTCGCGGCTTTATGACCGTGGTGGAACAGCTTATTATTGGGATTGCCATGGGTATGGTGACTCAATTTGTCATACAAACGTTTGTTTTGTTAGGGCAAATACTGGGCATGCAATCGAGTTTGGGTTTTGCCTCAATGGTGGACCCAGCAAATGGGCAAAGTACCCCACTACTTGGTCAATTATTTATGTTTCTTGCGACCATGTTTTTTCTGGCTACCGATAGCCATTTAAAAATGCTGCAATTGGTTGTCTTCAGCTTTAAGACCATCCCGATCGGTACAGGGTCGTTAAGTGCGATTGACTTTCGTGAAATGGCCAACTGGTTTGGCTTGATGTTCCAAACGGCATTAACGATGTCCTTATCTGGCATCATTGCTCTTCTCACCATAAACTTATCGTTTGGTGTTATGACGCGAGCCGCTCCACAGTTAAACATCTTCTCACTTGGATTCGCATTTGCGTTAATGGTGGGTCTATTGCTGTGCTGGTATATTTTGACGGGCTTATACAGCCATTATCAGCTGCTTTGGTCTGAAGGTGAGGCGCAAATTTGTCGTCTTATTCGGTTGGATTGCTAG
- the fliM gene encoding flagellar motor switch protein FliM: MTDLLSQDEIDALLHGVDDVDDIDEASDGQKEGAINFDFSSQDRIVRGRMPTLELINERFARHMRISLFNMLRKTAEVSINGVQMMKFGEYQNTLYVPTSLNMVRFRPLKGTALITMEARLVFILVENFFGGDGRFHAKIEGREFTPTERRIIQLLLKTVFEDYKEAWSPVMGVEFEYLDSEVNPSMANIVSPTEVIVVSSFHIEVDGGGGDFHVVMPYSMVEPIRELLDAGVQSDKMETDVRWSSALREEIMDCPVNFRVNLLEKDISLRDLMELQPGDVIPIDMPEHATMFIEDLPTYRVKMGRSEDKMAVQISQEIERPHVVKTDLAFLGKDIMSELENDDEPND, from the coding sequence GTGACTGATTTATTAAGCCAAGATGAGATAGATGCGCTCTTACACGGTGTTGATGATGTTGATGACATTGACGAGGCCAGCGATGGGCAAAAAGAAGGTGCAATAAACTTCGATTTCTCTTCTCAAGACAGAATAGTTCGAGGACGGATGCCGACTCTTGAACTGATTAATGAACGCTTTGCTCGTCATATGCGCATTAGTCTGTTTAATATGTTGCGTAAAACGGCTGAGGTTTCGATCAACGGCGTACAAATGATGAAATTTGGTGAGTACCAAAACACGCTTTATGTACCTACTAGCCTGAATATGGTTCGCTTTCGTCCATTGAAAGGGACAGCGTTGATCACCATGGAAGCGCGGCTAGTTTTTATTCTGGTTGAGAACTTCTTTGGTGGCGATGGCCGTTTCCATGCCAAAATTGAAGGGCGTGAGTTCACCCCGACAGAGCGAAGAATCATCCAACTATTGCTTAAAACGGTCTTTGAAGATTACAAAGAGGCTTGGTCGCCAGTCATGGGGGTGGAGTTCGAATATCTGGATTCAGAAGTTAACCCAAGCATGGCAAACATCGTTAGTCCCACCGAAGTAATTGTGGTCAGCTCATTTCATATTGAAGTCGATGGCGGTGGTGGTGATTTCCATGTCGTGATGCCTTATTCGATGGTTGAACCGATTCGTGAATTGCTCGATGCGGGTGTTCAGTCCGATAAGATGGAAACCGATGTTCGTTGGAGTTCGGCTTTAAGAGAAGAAATTATGGATTGCCCGGTGAACTTCCGCGTCAACCTACTAGAAAAAGACATTTCTTTACGTGATCTCATGGAGCTGCAACCCGGCGATGTGATTCCAATTGACATGCCAGAGCATGCCACCATGTTTATTGAAGATTTACCGACCTATCGAGTCAAAATGGGGCGCTCTGAAGATAAGATGGCTGTGCAGATTTCTCAAGAAATTGAGCGTCCACACGTAGTGAAAACCGATTTAGCATTTTTAGGCAAAGATATTATGTCTGAGCTTGAGAATGATGATGAACCGAATGACTAA
- the fliL gene encoding flagellar basal body-associated protein FliL: MAEQQKAGASKGKLLIILAVVAVLLIGGGSAAFFLMGSDETETSDSVQPTQVDSVGEPIVYVNLAQPFIFNATGDKHDRLVQIHAQLMVRGSENEQLARYHSPLIESALLSTFASATVAQLRSPTGRIELRDRASEDIKAALNTAVGKPVIEKVLFTDFVIQ; the protein is encoded by the coding sequence ATGGCAGAGCAGCAAAAAGCAGGCGCTTCAAAAGGAAAACTACTGATCATATTAGCTGTGGTAGCGGTCTTGCTCATCGGAGGCGGTAGCGCCGCTTTCTTCTTGATGGGCTCTGACGAGACAGAAACCTCCGACTCTGTGCAACCCACGCAGGTGGATTCAGTTGGAGAGCCGATTGTTTATGTTAACCTGGCTCAGCCTTTTATTTTCAATGCAACGGGCGATAAACACGATAGATTAGTTCAAATTCATGCTCAATTGATGGTACGTGGTAGTGAGAATGAACAGCTAGCTAGATATCACTCCCCACTGATTGAAAGTGCCCTGTTGTCAACATTTGCTTCAGCGACTGTCGCTCAGTTGCGTTCACCAACTGGGCGAATTGAATTGCGCGACCGCGCCTCTGAAGACATTAAAGCTGCCTTAAATACCGCGGTGGGCAAGCCAGTAATTGAAAAAGTACTTTTTACAGATTTTGTAATCCAATAG
- a CDS encoding MinD/ParA family protein produces MTENMIHDQASGLRRLTQPSLTKVIAVTGGKGGVGKSNVTLGLAICMARQGKKVMVLDADLGLANVDVMLGIRSKRNLGHVLAGQCELKDAIVEGPYGIKIIPATSGTQSMTELSHAQHAGLIRAFGSLEDEMDVLLIDTAAGISDMVVSFSRAAQDVVVVVCDEPTSITDAYALIKLLSKEHQVQRFKVVANMVRSYREGRELFAKLTLVTERFLNVSLELVACVPLDDNVRQAVKRQKIVVDAFPRSPAALAISSLANKALTWPLPKSPSGHLEFFVERLLNRTEFTEDTFGE; encoded by the coding sequence ATGACTGAGAATATGATACATGATCAAGCAAGCGGCCTACGTCGCTTAACGCAGCCCTCCTTGACAAAGGTAATTGCTGTTACCGGTGGTAAAGGCGGAGTGGGTAAATCAAACGTAACACTAGGTCTGGCGATTTGTATGGCTCGTCAAGGCAAAAAAGTGATGGTTCTCGATGCTGACTTAGGCCTAGCAAATGTTGATGTAATGCTTGGCATTCGCTCAAAAAGAAATCTCGGGCACGTTCTTGCGGGGCAATGTGAGCTGAAGGATGCGATTGTCGAAGGCCCTTATGGTATAAAAATCATTCCGGCTACGTCCGGAACGCAAAGTATGACAGAGCTTTCCCATGCTCAGCATGCTGGTTTAATTCGTGCTTTTGGTAGCCTAGAAGACGAAATGGACGTGTTATTAATCGATACGGCTGCGGGTATTTCTGATATGGTTGTCAGTTTTTCGCGTGCAGCTCAAGATGTGGTTGTTGTAGTATGTGATGAGCCGACGTCGATTACCGATGCGTATGCTCTGATTAAGCTTTTGAGCAAAGAGCATCAAGTACAACGCTTTAAAGTCGTCGCGAACATGGTCCGAAGCTACCGAGAAGGTCGAGAGTTATTTGCTAAGTTGACCCTAGTGACAGAGCGTTTTTTAAATGTCAGCCTAGAACTTGTCGCCTGTGTACCATTAGATGACAACGTAAGACAAGCAGTGAAACGTCAAAAAATTGTCGTCGATGCTTTTCCTCGTTCACCAGCCGCTTTAGCGATCAGCTCTTTGGCGAACAAAGCACTGACATGGCCGTTGCCAAAATCGCCTAGTGGTCACTTGGAATTTTTTGTAGAGAGACTGCTTAATCGCACTGAATTCACAGAGGATACATTTGGTGAGTAG
- the fliO gene encoding flagellar biosynthetic protein FliO, with translation MYLVLASVLSSPSAMAAGADSLDLATTFGSLVLVIGIILFLAWLLKRMQVPALGQQKGLRIVTQLPVGTKERIAVVQVGEEQFLVGITSQSIQNLAKLESPLKEEASETATFASQFSQIIKKHDKG, from the coding sequence ATGTATTTAGTATTAGCGAGTGTTCTGTCTTCACCCAGCGCAATGGCTGCAGGCGCCGATAGTTTGGACTTAGCAACGACCTTTGGCTCTCTTGTTCTCGTTATTGGTATTATTTTATTTCTTGCCTGGTTACTCAAGCGGATGCAAGTTCCCGCGCTTGGTCAGCAGAAAGGGCTGCGTATTGTGACTCAATTGCCTGTTGGTACCAAAGAGCGTATTGCTGTCGTTCAAGTGGGTGAAGAACAGTTTTTGGTTGGTATTACCAGTCAATCGATTCAAAATTTAGCTAAACTAGAATCACCACTCAAAGAAGAAGCATCTGAAACTGCTACTTTTGCCAGTCAATTTAGCCAGATCATAAAAAAACATGACAAAGGATAA
- the fliQ gene encoding flagellar biosynthesis protein FliQ has protein sequence MTPEMFVELFRDALWMVLIMVCAIIIPSLLIGLVVAIFQAATSINEQTLSFLPRLIITLLTLMLFGHWMTQMLMEYFFGLIERLPQVLY, from the coding sequence ATGACTCCTGAAATGTTTGTCGAGCTTTTCCGTGATGCGCTGTGGATGGTGCTTATCATGGTTTGTGCCATTATTATTCCAAGCTTATTGATCGGTCTTGTCGTGGCAATTTTCCAAGCTGCAACTTCAATCAACGAGCAAACCTTGAGCTTTTTACCTCGTTTAATTATTACTTTGCTGACATTAATGTTGTTTGGGCACTGGATGACGCAAATGCTAATGGAATACTTCTTTGGCTTGATTGAACGCCTCCCTCAGGTACTGTATTAG
- the flhB gene encoding flagellar biosynthesis protein FlhB — MAESDGQERTEEATPRRLQQAREKGQVARSKELASASVLIVGAVSLMWFGEALARALFEVMGRLFSLQREEIFDVGKLLDIALGAMTDLLFPLFLILLTLFVAALVGAAGVGGVSFSVEAAMPKLSKMNPLSGLKRMVGMQSWVELIKSILKVSLVTGVAMYLIHSSQTDLMQLSMDVYPQNIFHALDILLNFVLLISCSLLIVVAIDIPFQIWQHAEQLKMTKQEVKDEYKETEGKPEVKGRIRMLQREAAQRRMMADVPQADVIITNPEHFSVALRYKQNTDRAPVVIAKGTDHMAMKIREVAREHDIMLVPAAPLARALYHTTELEQEIPDGLFAAVAQVLAFVFQIKQYRKRGGRRPRIQDYDLPIPPEHRY; from the coding sequence TTGGCGGAATCAGACGGTCAAGAACGTACCGAAGAAGCCACCCCCCGAAGGCTTCAGCAAGCCAGAGAAAAGGGGCAGGTAGCCCGTTCTAAAGAGTTAGCTTCTGCATCAGTATTGATTGTGGGTGCTGTTTCTTTGATGTGGTTTGGTGAGGCTTTAGCTCGCGCTTTATTTGAGGTTATGGGGCGCTTATTCTCACTACAACGCGAGGAAATCTTCGATGTTGGTAAGCTGCTTGATATCGCATTGGGTGCCATGACCGACTTGTTATTTCCATTGTTTTTGATTTTGCTAACCCTGTTTGTTGCTGCTTTGGTTGGAGCCGCTGGTGTTGGAGGCGTCAGCTTTTCCGTTGAAGCTGCGATGCCGAAATTATCGAAAATGAACCCATTGAGCGGCCTTAAGCGTATGGTTGGCATGCAAAGCTGGGTTGAGTTGATCAAATCGATTTTGAAAGTCTCTTTGGTGACTGGCGTCGCGATGTACCTTATCCATTCATCTCAAACAGATTTGATGCAACTGAGTATGGATGTTTATCCGCAAAACATTTTTCATGCTCTGGATATTCTACTGAATTTTGTTTTGCTGATCAGCTGTTCTTTACTTATTGTTGTTGCGATCGATATCCCGTTTCAAATTTGGCAGCATGCTGAGCAATTAAAAATGACCAAGCAAGAAGTCAAAGATGAATACAAAGAGACAGAAGGGAAACCTGAAGTGAAAGGGCGTATTCGGATGTTGCAACGCGAGGCCGCTCAACGAAGAATGATGGCAGATGTCCCCCAAGCTGATGTGATCATTACCAACCCGGAACACTTCTCGGTTGCATTACGCTATAAACAAAATACTGATAGGGCACCTGTAGTGATCGCTAAGGGAACCGATCACATGGCGATGAAAATTCGTGAAGTGGCACGTGAGCACGATATTATGCTCGTTCCTGCTGCTCCTTTGGCGCGTGCGCTTTACCACACGACAGAACTTGAACAAGAGATCCCAGACGGGCTTTTTGCTGCTGTGGCACAAGTCTTAGCGTTTGTTTTCCAGATCAAGCAATATCGTAAGAGAGGAGGGCGACGGCCTAGAATTCAGGACTACGATTTACCCATACCCCCAGAACATCGTTACTAA
- the flhF gene encoding flagellar biosynthesis protein FlhF, whose amino-acid sequence MKIKRFFAKDMRTALLQVKEELGADAVIMSNKKVAGGVEIVAAIDSDTQVPEATPMVKQTNRNVGQSQRYGDYRQMSSAAEERFQQRNIGEDKISLSGDNRDKSASMTQRFANMLKQYNGETSADDHTAENEDSLSALLNRQNKHRENYNHDDSQPARLQQNSPLAKLIAQDSHSERQAPKLDPTRYERGRNKTETAGSAPELESMHEEMVSIRRLLEHQVSGLMWQEVERREPLRAMLIKRLERMGMSSEFADQMACYIPEDTKPALAWKALLSLVADQISIPKQDILKRGGVVALLGPTGVGKTTTVAKLAARAAMEYGAENVALVTTDTYRIGAHEQLSIYGRIMGCPVRVAKDSEELADVIYQLRNRRLILVDTAGMGQRDVRLSEQLDTLMQESGEVIHSYLVLPATAQRRVLQETLEHFRRIPLSGCILTKLDESLSLGEFISVVIQNAMPVAYIANGQRVPEDIVMAQPKYMVAKANELLEKSAESEPHFWNSDSEGL is encoded by the coding sequence TTGAAAATTAAACGATTTTTTGCCAAAGACATGCGAACCGCCTTACTGCAGGTAAAAGAAGAACTTGGTGCGGATGCTGTCATCATGTCTAATAAAAAAGTGGCAGGGGGTGTCGAAATTGTTGCAGCCATTGATAGCGATACTCAGGTACCAGAGGCGACTCCTATGGTTAAACAAACCAATCGTAACGTCGGTCAATCTCAGCGTTATGGTGACTATCGACAAATGTCATCTGCCGCAGAAGAGCGTTTTCAACAGCGTAACATAGGTGAAGATAAAATCAGCTTAAGTGGTGATAATCGGGATAAATCAGCTTCTATGACTCAGCGCTTTGCTAACATGCTCAAGCAATATAACGGAGAAACCTCTGCTGATGACCACACTGCTGAAAACGAAGACTCACTTTCTGCACTTTTAAATAGACAAAATAAGCATCGTGAAAATTACAACCATGATGACTCTCAGCCCGCTCGTCTTCAGCAAAACTCTCCGTTGGCCAAGTTGATTGCTCAGGACAGCCATTCGGAACGCCAAGCACCAAAACTAGACCCTACACGTTATGAGCGAGGCCGAAACAAAACTGAAACAGCTGGTTCTGCACCTGAATTAGAAAGCATGCACGAAGAAATGGTCTCCATTCGTCGACTATTAGAACATCAGGTTTCTGGTTTGATGTGGCAAGAAGTTGAACGAAGAGAACCATTACGGGCAATGTTGATCAAACGCCTAGAGCGTATGGGCATGTCTTCAGAGTTTGCTGATCAAATGGCATGCTACATTCCAGAAGACACAAAACCAGCCTTAGCTTGGAAAGCGTTATTATCGCTGGTGGCGGATCAAATTAGTATTCCTAAACAAGACATTCTAAAGCGTGGTGGTGTTGTTGCCCTACTTGGACCAACAGGAGTGGGTAAAACTACGACGGTGGCCAAACTTGCAGCTCGAGCGGCAATGGAATACGGTGCAGAGAATGTTGCGCTCGTAACCACAGACACTTATCGTATTGGCGCGCACGAACAATTATCTATTTATGGCAGAATTATGGGATGCCCTGTAAGAGTTGCTAAAGATTCTGAAGAACTGGCCGATGTAATATATCAGTTAAGGAACCGACGACTGATCTTAGTTGATACAGCCGGTATGGGGCAGCGAGATGTTAGGCTTTCTGAACAGTTAGATACGCTGATGCAAGAGAGCGGAGAAGTGATTCATAGCTATTTGGTGCTACCTGCCACTGCACAACGACGGGTACTTCAAGAAACGTTGGAGCACTTCAGGCGTATACCGCTTTCAGGATGTATTTTAACCAAGCTTGATGAATCACTCAGTTTAGGTGAATTCATTAGCGTTGTTATTCAGAATGCCATGCCTGTGGCCTATATTGCTAATGGGCAGCGTGTACCTGAAGATATTGTAATGGCTCAACCCAAGTATATGGTTGCGAAAGCAAATGAATTGTTAGAAAAGTCGGCTGAGAGTGAACCCCACTTTTGGAATAGTGATAGTGAAGGACTCTAG